The Desulfuromonas sp. nucleotide sequence TTTTGACAGCAACGGCATTACCATCCCGTATCCGCAACGAGATGTCCATCATTTCCAGGAGCCGGCTGTCGGGATGGACTGATTATGGCTCACCTGACCGCGCGCCAATCCTACGTCGATCTAACCGATCGGCTTAACCGTTTTCCGCAGGGTGCTCCGCCTTCGGAACTGCTCTGCCGAATTCTCGGCATGCTCTTCTCCGAGCGCGAAGCGGAACTGGTCTCGAAGTTGCCGATCCGACCGTTTACCGCCGAGATCGCGGCAAAGAACTGGCAGGTCGGGGTCGCCGAAGCGGAGACGGTTCTGCAGGCGTTGGCAGATCGGGCATTGCTGGTCGATATGGAAGTCGATGGCCGGATGGAATATGTGCTGCCGCCGCCAATGGC carries:
- a CDS encoding (Fe-S)-binding protein, producing MAHLTARQSYVDLTDRLNRFPQGAPPSELLCRILGMLFSEREAELVSKLPIRPFTAEIAAKNWQVGVAEAETVLQALADRALLVDMEVDGRMEYVLPPPMA